GCGCGAGACGAAGTCGATATGCCCCTGGATCATGGCGCGGCCACCATGCGGCTGGCCGCCATGGTGGCGAAGAAGGCGAGATAGCGCTCGGCCATGCCCGTGGCCGAGAGAACCGGCGGAATGCCGGCCTTCAGCGTGGCGTGGTTGCGCGGATCGGCCCCGAGTTGGACCGCGCGCAGGAGATCGCTCGCGTCGCCCAGCCGGAAATGCAGGCCCGACACGCCGTTCGGCACCTTCTCGGCCATGCCGCCGATGCCGGTGCAGATCACGGGAAGACCGACGGAATAGGCCTCCTGAATCACGACGGGCGAGTTCTCCCACCATTTGCTGGGGATCACGAGATAATCGCAATCGGCCATCAGCCGATGGACGGAGGCGTTGCTGTAGGCGCCGGCATAGGTCAGGAACGGGTAGGCCTTGAGCGCCGCTTCGAAGCGCTCGGTGAAGCTGGCGGACTGGCCCACCAGATTGCCGTGGATTCGAAAACGCACCTTGCGCGCCAGATCGGGGTCCTTGGCGATCAGCTCTGCCGCATCGAGAATGACGTCGACGCCCTTGAACGGCGTGATCTGGCCGAAGAAGCCGAAGACCCAGGCCCCCTCGCCCCGCTCGCCATGCCGCGCCTCGGGCGGCGCCAGGAGCCCGTTCTCGATCACCGTGGTGCGGTCCGCCGACAGGCCCCATTCGATGAAACGCTCGGCCAGGAAGCGGCTCGGCGAGACGAAGCCGTCGAAAGCGCCGAACCCGTCCAGCATGGTTTCCTTGCGCATGGCGAAGCGGCTGCGGCTTTCGCCGGGAAAGCAGCTCGTGCAATCGTCCCACCGCGCGCGCTCGCACAGGACCTGCGCGGGGCGCGTCACCATCTGTCCGTGATTGTGGCAGATCGCCAGGAATTCGTGGATCGTCAGGAAGTTGAGGACGCCCGGCAGCCGGCGCGAGGCGCGCAGCGTGTTGAGGCCGAGATTGTAGAAATGGTGGAAGTTGACGAGGCCGATCCGCTGCTCGCGCAGGATCGTCAGCAGCTGCTCCTCCTCGCCCGCCGGGGCGAGATGGTAGAAATGGTCGTAGCGCGCGGCGTCGCGGAACACGGCGAACTCGGTCTCGTGGCCGAGCGAGAGCTTCTGCCGGTCGGTCTCCGCGCAGGAGCCGATATAGATGGCGTCGACGCCGATCTCGCGCAGGCCCCGGTAGAGCGCATAGGCCGAGATTTCCGCCCCGCCCTTGGAAAGCGAGGGATGGCTGTGGGAGACGATGGCCATGCGCTTGGGCAGCAGCGCCTGCTCGAAGCCCATGTGGCGGATCGGGCCAAGCTTCATCGCGCCGCGCCTTTCAGAATGTCTGCTTCGATGAGGTCGGCGAGGCGCGACAGGCGCGGGCGCTCCAAGCGCACCGCCCCGCCGCCGATCACCCGGTCGAGCCCGGGGTGCTCGGGCAGCCCGCCGCCCGCATGCGTACCGCGCAGGAAGCGCGGCGCCGTGCGACTCCAGTCGATCAGGGCCGGCGTGCTCCAGCCGAATGCGGCGGCCGACAGCGCGCCGTCGATCCGGTCCGGCCGTCCTTCGTCGTCCACGATCTCGAACCGATCGACCGAATGGCCGCGCCGCGCAAGGCTCGCTCGCGCCCCGGCCCAGCCCGCCGCCGTCAGCGCCACGCCGCGCCCGACATGGACGAAGCGCTTGGCCTCCATGCGCGCCAGCATCCAGGGCAGTTCGGCCACCACCTCGTCGGGATGAGCGACCACGAAGAGCGAGAGCGGTGCCTCGGTGCGCGCCCGCAGCTCCTCGAAGCGCAGCAGCGCTTCGGACCGGTTGCGGCCGGTGTCGGCGACGAAAGCGAGGCCAGTGCCGGGTTCGAGGTCGGGCAGGTAGCGCGCGGCGCGGTCGAAGACGAGGCGCAGGTTCCCCTCGTCGGCGGGAAGGCGCTGCACGACGGCCCGCTCGGCCGGGGCGAGGGCGAGAACGGCAGGCGCGCGCCATTCCGCGCGCAGCGTGTCCTGCACGGCGGACACCAGTGCGGGATAAACGGGCTCGAAGCGCAGCGAGGGATAGAGCGCCAGAACCTCGTCGCCATCGGTCACGAGATCGAGGCGGCGGGGCACTTTGGGATCGACCCGGAGGACGGCCGACGTGCCATCTTCCAGAACCACGCGCAGGAGCGGCGCGGCGGAGGCGCCGACCGGCAAGGCGCCACGAAAGATCGTGGTGAAGCCGGCGCGGGCGGTGACGGAGGGCGCCGATCCGAAGGCGCCCTGAAGATCGGTGCGCGGGCGGAAATAGGTGCAGGTCTCGTCGGCGGTCAGCACCGTGTCGCCGATCTTGAGATGAAAGGTCTCGGTGCGCTTGGCGGGGCTGACGGCCCAGCCTTCGGCGATGCAGCCGAAGCCGGGAATGAGCAGCAGCCGATCGACGCCACCCTCCACGAAGACGCCGCCCGCGGCCGAGGCGCCGGGAAGCCAGTTGGCGAGCGAGGCTAGCACCGCGCCCATCGCCTCCCCCTGCCCGCCCACCAGCGCGGGCTGAAGCTGCTGATAGGCGGCCGTAAAGGCGTCGGCGCGCACGAGGCGGGTCTGCGGAGTCAGGCGAAGGTGGAACTGGCCTTTGTCGCCGGCAAAGACGAACCCGTCCTTGAAGTGGGCGGGCGGCGTCCATCCGGTCTCGATCAGTCCGACGACCCCGACGCAATTGGCCGACAGGTCGGAACGCTCGTAGGGGGCGACGGCGATGCCTGCGGGGTGCTTTACCCTGTCCGCGACGACGGCGGGAAACTCGGTGTCGATGCCGCGCTTGGCCCAGCCGATGAACCAGACCTGCCCGTCGGAGGACAGGTGGACGAGATCGATCTGCCCGATTTCGCCATCGGAATGGGGCAGAAGCGGGCGCTCGCGCAGGCGCTCGGCCTCAAGGCGCAGGGCGCGCAGCTGGCCGAGGAGCCGGTCGCCCTTGGAGCGCGGCGCCTCGCGCCGGCCAAGTTCGGAAAGGATCGCCTCGCGCCATTGCGCGACCAGCTCGCCGACGCTCGGCGCGCGGCCCGCTGGGGGCAGGAGCGTGACGTCGGTGCCCGCCACGCGCAGTGACACAGGTTTGTCGTGCCGATGGGCGGCCAGCCGCGCCAGACGGCCGAACACGGACGGATCGAAGCGGAAGCCCGCGCGGCAGCGGGGCGAGACGTGAATGTCGATGTCGGGCCGGGCGAGCCCGGTCGTGCCCAGCGCCATGACATAGCCGCCGACCGAAAGCTCCAACTCGACGCGGCGGCCGGGCTCCTCGATCGCCACGGCCCAGCCCTCGATGCCGTTGATCGGGTCGAATCGGTCGATGCGGCCGCGCCAAAGTCCGCCCAGCGAGGGCGAGAGTTCGGGCGATGCGTAGCGAGGGGGCGTGTGGTTCAGCATGTCATGCCATCCGGCCGAACCGATTGGGTTGCGCTATCGGTCCGGTCGGACCGTCTTCATGCGATCGCGGGGCTCGCCGACAGGGCGATCACCCGCCCGCCGGGCGGAACCACCAGCTCGGCCGAGGCGCGGATGTCGATCACCACGAGGTTCTCGGCCGTCAGCGTGTAGTCCGAGAGCGTACCCTGCGGCGCGTCGCCCGCCGCGCTCGACACATGCGTGCCTTCCATGACGCGAAGGCGCGCCCGGTCGGTGGAGTAGAAGGCCAGGAGCGGGGCTGCGTCGGGCAGCGAGGCGACGCGGCGGATCTCGGCCTGCAGCGCCTCGCCCTGCATCATCTCGACCTGCTCCAGCTGCGCGTCGAGCCCGAGATAGCTTTCGAAAAGCTGCGCGGCGACCGTCACGGGCTTGTCCAGAACCGGCGTCTCG
This region of Aureimonas sp. AU20 genomic DNA includes:
- a CDS encoding glycosyltransferase — its product is MKLGPIRHMGFEQALLPKRMAIVSHSHPSLSKGGAEISAYALYRGLREIGVDAIYIGSCAETDRQKLSLGHETEFAVFRDAARYDHFYHLAPAGEEEQLLTILREQRIGLVNFHHFYNLGLNTLRASRRLPGVLNFLTIHEFLAICHNHGQMVTRPAQVLCERARWDDCTSCFPGESRSRFAMRKETMLDGFGAFDGFVSPSRFLAERFIEWGLSADRTTVIENGLLAPPEARHGERGEGAWVFGFFGQITPFKGVDVILDAAELIAKDPDLARKVRFRIHGNLVGQSASFTERFEAALKAYPFLTYAGAYSNASVHRLMADCDYLVIPSKWWENSPVVIQEAYSVGLPVICTGIGGMAEKVPNGVSGLHFRLGDASDLLRAVQLGADPRNHATLKAGIPPVLSATGMAERYLAFFATMAASRMVAAP